One Nonomuraea angiospora DNA segment encodes these proteins:
- a CDS encoding universal stress protein, translated as MDGSAASRTAVKWAAGDAFRMRLPLRIVHAVDPSTGQIGKNAIPDALLRRGQRILLEAEAFVRERCPAVEVTTQEAEGAPAPALRELAKGATEVVVGRCGLGGFNDLLPGSVSVDLAGRATCPVVVVSGELRPVYEEVVVGVNTSSVCEPALAYAFEQARLRGATLRAVHALAPGAAHDMDEVHDRLEALRKEYAQVTVIEDVRSEQPVDALADASESADLLVVGSHGLGTVGSRLFSSVSRGVLFQARCPVVAVHSWRPPASGRS; from the coding sequence GTGGACGGCTCAGCGGCGTCGCGGACCGCTGTGAAATGGGCGGCCGGCGACGCCTTCCGGATGCGCCTACCGCTGAGGATCGTGCATGCCGTGGACCCGTCCACAGGTCAGATCGGCAAGAACGCCATCCCCGACGCGTTGCTCCGTAGAGGGCAACGGATCCTGCTCGAAGCGGAAGCCTTCGTCCGGGAGCGCTGCCCCGCGGTAGAAGTCACCACGCAGGAGGCCGAGGGCGCGCCTGCCCCGGCCCTGCGCGAGCTGGCGAAGGGTGCGACCGAGGTCGTGGTCGGCAGGTGCGGGCTGGGCGGGTTCAACGACCTGCTGCCGGGCTCGGTCAGCGTTGATCTGGCCGGCCGGGCCACCTGCCCGGTTGTCGTGGTGAGCGGCGAGCTGAGACCTGTGTACGAGGAGGTCGTGGTCGGGGTGAACACCTCATCGGTGTGCGAGCCCGCGCTGGCCTACGCCTTCGAGCAGGCGAGGCTGCGCGGCGCCACGCTGAGGGCTGTGCATGCCCTCGCACCGGGGGCCGCCCATGACATGGACGAGGTCCACGATCGGCTGGAAGCGCTCCGCAAGGAGTACGCCCAGGTGACGGTGATCGAGGACGTTCGATCCGAGCAGCCCGTGGACGCATTGGCCGACGCGTCCGAAAGCGCGGACCTACTGGTGGTGGGCTCACACGGACTCGGCACTGTCGGATCGCGGCTGTTCAGCTCGGTCAGCCGCGGTGTCTTGTTCCAGGCCCGGTGCCCGGTAGTGGCGGTTCACTCCTGGCGACCACCGGCAAGCGGCAGATCTTGA
- a CDS encoding potassium channel family protein, giving the protein MEWLVSLLGAALIMAALRDLFHTLWHPTRHGGLSRLVMAALWKLARHLRARRRVVGLVGPLAMATVVGMWAVTIILGWAIVYWPHMPEAFAFAAGSGLSQEPALLDSVYLSLVMVATLGLGDIVPVAGWLRVVSPLEALVGFVLLTATVSWVLEIYPTLTRRRVLAIRLALLHRSNPSVQQLDCAAGASLLGSLATEVVRVRIDFTQYAEAYYFHDGEDHSSLAATIGYATRLAQLGRAGRRADVRLTADLLGGALEDLAIILDQRFLHTNGTPAEVFAAYAADHGRALTGA; this is encoded by the coding sequence ATGGAGTGGTTGGTCTCGCTGCTCGGGGCCGCGCTCATCATGGCCGCCCTACGAGACCTGTTCCACACGCTCTGGCACCCCACCCGCCACGGAGGGCTGAGCCGGCTCGTCATGGCGGCGTTGTGGAAACTGGCCCGGCATCTCCGGGCCCGCAGGCGGGTGGTGGGGCTCGTCGGTCCGCTCGCCATGGCGACAGTGGTCGGCATGTGGGCCGTCACCATCATCCTGGGCTGGGCCATCGTCTACTGGCCCCACATGCCGGAGGCGTTCGCCTTCGCAGCCGGCTCCGGGCTGTCGCAGGAGCCGGCACTGCTCGACTCCGTCTATCTGTCGCTCGTCATGGTCGCCACCCTCGGGCTCGGGGACATCGTGCCTGTCGCAGGCTGGCTCCGCGTGGTCTCGCCCCTGGAGGCTCTCGTCGGCTTCGTCCTGCTGACGGCTACCGTCTCCTGGGTGCTGGAGATCTATCCGACGCTGACCCGCCGACGGGTGCTCGCGATCAGGTTGGCGCTGCTGCACCGCTCGAACCCGTCCGTGCAGCAGCTCGACTGCGCTGCGGGTGCGTCATTGCTGGGGAGCCTGGCCACCGAGGTGGTACGTGTCCGCATCGACTTCACCCAGTACGCGGAGGCCTACTACTTCCATGACGGTGAGGACCACTCGTCCCTGGCGGCCACGATCGGCTATGCCACTCGCCTCGCCCAGCTCGGGCGGGCAGGCCGGCGGGCAGATGTGCGGCTGACGGCCGACCTGCTCGGTGGTGCGTTGGAAGACCTCGCCATCATCCTTGACCAGCGTTTCCTCCACACAAATGGGACACCGGCGGAGGTATTCGCCGCGTACGCGGCCGACCACGGCCGAGCCCTCACCGGGGCCTGA